From Actinoplanes oblitus, a single genomic window includes:
- a CDS encoding site-2 protease family protein — MTYEPVYTRTPRNAFVPSPVFVGIVAIFAVSAVLTWTRYGNVGFDVFLFIISGWLISLCLHEYSHAIAAYFSGDLTVADRGYLRLNPLKYTHPLLSIVLPVIVVILGGIGLPGGAVWVDHRYINSKIKDSLISAAGPLTNVVLAVVAAAPFLLGLGPRVVDTGFRVFIMTDHPEFWQALAALAFLQVTASVLNFLPIPGLDGGSILRPWLSAEYRRAWDMFAPFGFLLLFVALWQTSLSRYFYAVVLWCCDLLDVDQTLIGKGLDLMRFWS; from the coding sequence GTGACCTACGAACCGGTCTACACCCGCACTCCACGGAACGCGTTCGTTCCGAGCCCGGTCTTCGTCGGCATCGTCGCGATCTTCGCGGTGAGCGCCGTGCTGACCTGGACGCGGTACGGCAACGTCGGCTTCGACGTGTTCCTGTTCATCATCTCGGGCTGGCTGATCTCGCTCTGCCTGCACGAGTACTCGCACGCGATCGCCGCGTACTTCTCCGGTGACCTGACCGTCGCCGACCGGGGTTACCTGCGGCTCAACCCGTTGAAGTACACGCACCCGCTGCTCTCCATCGTGCTGCCGGTGATCGTGGTGATCCTCGGCGGCATCGGCCTGCCCGGCGGTGCGGTCTGGGTGGACCACCGGTACATCAACAGCAAGATCAAGGACTCGCTGATCAGTGCGGCGGGGCCGCTGACCAACGTGGTGCTCGCGGTGGTGGCGGCCGCGCCGTTCCTGCTCGGCCTCGGTCCGCGGGTGGTCGACACCGGATTCCGGGTGTTCATCATGACCGACCACCCGGAGTTCTGGCAGGCGCTCGCCGCGCTCGCGTTCCTGCAGGTCACCGCGAGCGTGCTGAACTTCTTGCCGATCCCCGGGCTGGACGGGGGCAGCATCCTGCGGCCCTGGCTCAGCGCCGAGTACCGGCGGGCCTGGGACATGTTCGCCCCGTTCGGCTTCCTGCTGCTGTTCGTGGCGCTCTGGCAGACCAGCCTCAGCCGGTACTTCTACGCCGTGGTGCTCTGGTGCTGCGACCTGCTCGACGTGGACCAGACCCTGATCGGCAAGGGCCTGGACCTGATGCGTTTCTGGAGCTGA
- a CDS encoding aldo/keto reductase family protein, with protein sequence MEFRHLGRSGLLVSEIAYGNWITHGSQVEEEAALACVRAALESGITTFDTADVYAGTRAEEVLGRALKGERRDGLEILTKVYWRTGPGANDSGLSRKHIMTSIDGSLRRLGTDYVDVYQAHRYDHHTPLEETMEAFADVVHRGKAHYIGVSEWSAAEIRAAKPLADELRIRLVSNQPQYSLLWRVIEAEVVPASQELGLGQIVWSPLAQGVLTGKYQAGQQPPAGSRATDEKSGAGFIARWLEDDVLNTVARLKPLADEAGLTMGQLAIAWVLSNPNVSAAIIGASRPEQVRDNVKASGVKLDDGLLKAIDEIVEPVVTRDPALTTSPEKRP encoded by the coding sequence ATGGAGTTCCGTCATCTCGGCCGTTCCGGCCTGCTGGTCAGTGAGATCGCCTACGGCAACTGGATCACCCATGGGTCCCAGGTGGAGGAGGAGGCCGCGCTCGCCTGTGTGCGCGCGGCCCTGGAGTCCGGGATCACCACGTTCGACACCGCCGACGTCTACGCCGGCACCCGGGCCGAGGAGGTGCTGGGCCGGGCGCTGAAGGGCGAGCGGCGGGACGGCCTGGAGATCCTCACCAAGGTGTACTGGCGGACCGGGCCGGGCGCGAACGACAGCGGCCTGTCCCGCAAGCACATCATGACCTCGATCGACGGTTCGCTGCGCCGACTCGGCACCGATTACGTGGACGTCTACCAGGCACATCGGTACGACCACCACACCCCGCTCGAGGAGACCATGGAGGCGTTCGCCGACGTGGTGCACCGCGGCAAGGCGCACTACATCGGCGTGTCCGAGTGGAGCGCCGCGGAGATCCGGGCCGCCAAGCCGCTCGCCGACGAGCTGAGGATCCGCCTGGTGTCCAACCAGCCGCAGTACTCGCTGCTGTGGCGGGTGATCGAGGCCGAGGTGGTGCCGGCTTCGCAGGAGCTGGGTCTCGGCCAGATCGTCTGGTCGCCGCTCGCGCAGGGCGTGCTGACCGGAAAGTATCAGGCTGGGCAGCAGCCGCCGGCCGGGTCGCGGGCCACCGACGAGAAGTCCGGGGCCGGGTTCATCGCCCGCTGGCTGGAGGACGACGTGCTGAACACGGTCGCCCGCCTGAAGCCGCTCGCGGACGAGGCCGGGCTGACCATGGGGCAGCTGGCGATCGCCTGGGTGCTGAGCAACCCGAACGTGTCCGCGGCGATCATCGGCGCGTCCCGGCCGGAGCAGGTCCGGGACAACGTCAAGGCGTCCGGGGTGAAGCTGGACGACGGGCTGCTGAAGGCGATCGACGAGATCGTCGAGCCGGTGGTGACCCGGGACCCGGCGCTCACCACCAGCCCCGAGAAGCGGCCGTAG